The Pochonia chlamydosporia 170 chromosome Unknown PCv3seq00021, whole genome shotgun sequence DNA window CAGAACTCTATGAGTAGGGGGAATGCAAACAAGAAAACCCGAGGCACTATAACTTGCATCATTGCTAAAATCCTCAAGTCATCAACGAGACGGAACACTGCTCCCGGAATTGGCGCCTGCAAAACAACTCAAATTGACCGTTATAAAATCGTGGAAGCGGGTCATTAAATCTAAATATCTCTTTCTATATTGCCATACTGCTTCCCCGCACTTGGAATGTTCATGCTGGAATAtcctgctttctttttttggctgCATTACAACTGTACTGTACCAAAGCGTAGCCATTCATtttgcatcatccatccaggGATACCCTTGCGATCAACTCGTGCAGGTCCAATAGCTCACGGCGTCTGAAATTCTCAGCAACAGCTCCATGACAAAACTATCATCTTCTGTTCTCCCCAATTTCTCTTGTCTCAAacttcgttcctcaaggcattTTTGCGCGAACCGCGACACGGTTCGCCTTCTCCTGTTCAAAATAAGTGGGACATGGCACGAGCAATGTTTCATTGGTTGCTCGGACAAAGCATTACCCGCTGCCGTCCAAACAGACGTGGAGCACACGTGGAGCACCTGATCCATTGAATCACTGGAGTGACGCGACACCATGTCACAACAAGCCCTCACTACCTCGGCCACCTCCATTAATGATATTTCATCGTCGGCTCGATAAAGCTCTTTGGTTTTAATTAGACCAAGAAAATAATATTCCCCTGCCCTTTTCTtggttgacatggacaataCTCTGCAGCAGCCCGACTTTTCCGTTGCTGCCGGAGGCCTGAGGTTGGCAGCGGACAACTTAGAGTTGTGCCAAAATATACCGGGTGTCGACGACGGTCGGCGGCAACTACAAGCGACGGAGCGGTTAATGGTCCGCTTGGACGAAATTCAGCAGGAGCAGCGGCATGCTTTTGCTCGATTCCAGTCCGCACTGGAAGCCCTTACCAGGGAGAACACTGCTAGGTATAggctgcaactgcaactgcCTCTGCAACTGCCTCTACATCTTCCTTTGCACTCGTACTGATACTTAGTCAGGGATATGAACCGCTACATTGCATTGGAGAACAGCGTGATTGTTGAGGGAACCGGGCAGCTAGAGCCCCTATACAGTCTTTCCACCGGCCGAGTCATAACTGCCTTCCCGAGTCGAGTTGCGGATGTAAATCGTCTGGCTTGTTAGTTGTTGTCAAGTCTTTGTCCCTTGCACAGATACTAACTTATCCTTCCTCCGTAGTACCCGACGTAAACCGCATTTTAACGGAATTGAAACTGGACATGAACGGCGATGTACGCATGAAGCGACGGAAATTGTTGATTGCTTGTGGGGTGAGGCATATGGCGGTGTGACGGTCCGACACGtcagcaaaacaaaagacgaGGAATATTGTGGAAGTTTGAGCGTGACTTGATCTGGTTCGATTTGGTCCGGATAACCTCACCTTGCCCTCCGAAACGATATGCAGTTTGACACGGGCTACGCCCGATGTGTGTAATTGGTTCATTTGTCGCGTtacgcggttccaattcaatttttactacgctgaagatgcagttcttgattcaatagcctgtcaattgcctGTGTAtccttgacttcttgtccttctcttgccagagggattcacgtcatttatcttagcaaagaagcattatttccagccttctaattatttccaagtggctggccagcctcttcaccttctgatatccatgattttatgacatccagcaattactccaagtctgcttgttcaatcaacagaggcagccttatccgacaatTGGTCTCCAGGGAGAGCGCCTGGCGTTTGATGCCCGATCCTGGCCTTCTTGAATCACAAGGCTGACGCCTTCGCTGGTTTTCTCAGGATCATAATGTTTTGGCCATGTGATTGTGTTGCTACACTCCGAACCGTGATAAAACAGTTGGCGACGGAGGTAGCACCGCTGGTATATCTAGTTCAGGCGGCTAAGAAGAGTGCGCCGATCGCTCTTCTGCCacttgctttgctgttgcACTTTGTGTAATGTTGTTTTAGTGATACTGGACCTAACGATTGATCTAACTTCTCGAATCCAGCAGCGTACGTAAGCAGCCTCATCGCGagtttccttcttcctcaaacgCTGCCTCTTATCTTCCTGTGCCGCTAGTCTGTTGTACTCATCCTTTGCGACACGGATTCTCGCATCGTCAACAGTAAGAGGGCCGTACTTCCCTATAATTAATGTCTTGCCGAGGAGGGTAGACCGTCGAAGCTGCTTGTCCCTGAGGGCCTTCATCTCCGCTGTGGCTCTAGTAACGTTTAGAGCCGGGGGGTTGTCCTGCTTTGCGTGCCTTCTCATACAACCGTGTGACTGATGGCGTAAGCGGCGCGTGTGATAGAATGGAAACCTCTAACCGCAGCTTGACGTAGCTGTGGTAGCGCTGGATTGTTCCAAGATTCATCTTCTGCGTCGTGACGCTACTCTAGTCGAACTTTCGAATTGTAGGCGGCGTTTGTGATGCTAGGTTCGCGGAGCTTTCCTGAGGGGTTGAGGGCATGCTCTCTCCGTGGGTACCGTGTTCGTTGATGCTcttgacaccaccagtcTAGCGCAGTCTTGGTGGAGATCTCGGTAGGGTCAGCCTCGATAAAAGATGTCCAGTCATCGGCGGAAGTTTGAACTACGTCTAGATCTCGCTCAAGCAGATCATACTCATCAGGCTCATAGGTTGGTTTTGATAATGCTTGAACGACATCCCCTTCAGTCATGGCGTACCTTTCTTCCCAAAGCCTCTGGAGTTGTGGCAATACTGCTTTGACCCAAGACTTATCCCAGTCGATATCAATATAGCGCTTTCGCCTTGAAGGATGGAGGAGCAAAGCTGCTGCATATGCTGGCACCTCATCAGTAAGGAGATAATACTTATCAAAAGCGTGCCAGGCCATCAGAATTGCGTTCTGAAACCCGGTGTTGTTCGCATGCTtgctcttctgcttctcaaagtGTTTAACGAGAATATCCATCGTTGCCAGCGTCTTCTCAATAGAATCAAGATCTCCTTGCGTTCTGCTTGTCACTTTTTCAAAGGGTTTTAGGAAGATGTTGATCTCACGTAGAGTATCCCAATCGTCCGGTGTGAGTGCATACTTTCCAATCTCTTTGCGGTGGTTTTTAACAAAGGTATCAACATGACCCTCGAGCACGCAAGCAACCTCATTCATGGTATACCAACTATTCCATCGAGTATCGTTGTCCATAGGTATCATACGGCCGGCCGCACTGTGAAATTCGTCGTAGAGAAGCTCCGAAGCCCTCATATGAGCGACGATTACATGAAGCTTTCCTAGCGGGCCAATATCCTTCCAACtgggcctcttcttctttcttgacgCTGCAGAAAGCCTGgtttcttcatcatccctctcatcatcttcgttggcttcttcatcgaaGTCGCCTTTGTGATCGCTTTCATCTCCAGATCTGGAGCCCCGCCTAACCTCTTTTACCACCGCATCAATAGTCTCTTTATCTGGCGCAAAAATAAAAGCCTGACTAGCTAGATTTATGACATGGCCGTGGCAGCGAATTCGACGTGTCTTTGCATTCCAGTTGAGTTGGTACTGTTCTTTAAGGTGTTTCGAGATAAAGCGGCAACACTTGTCATTCGAACCGTGATTGTCACCAATGTAATAGCCGATTTTATGAGCAATGTCATACCAATCAATTATCCCGTTAACATGTTctgcttggtgttggccgccatggcttcttcgtAACCGTGGTAAACCTAATAAAGCCTTGCGTCTCTTCCCCTCTGCGTCAACGAAGTGTgcaacaacagccaagaAAGCCTTCTTCTTATGCTCAGTCGTCCAAACGTCACAGGCAAGATGTATCTCCGAAAGTGCAGCGTGCAGGTGTTGTTTAATCACAGCCTTCGCTTGTAAGAAGGCAAGTTCAATTTTCTTTGGTACCGCGGCTCGAGACTTTGGGTATATATCTGCCGCCATATAGTTGACACTCATAATCAGGGAGTATAGTTCTGGATACTCGACTGACTTGTGTGGAAGGTTGTTATTAACGATGAGCTGCAGCAACGATTCGTCAAAGGCCGTTTGGTTAATTGCCTTACGGAGCACAGCTCGCTCGCGTTCATCAGCTTGGGCCTGGCTTTTCTCTGCCTGGCGTTGGAGAATTTgctcaagcttggcttggccctTCAGTATGATCTGTGGCTGCTGTGCATTAATCTTGATCCCATGCCTATGAGCAAGGTGGTTTCGTGCAGAGGTCAGGGAAGCTGATTCCCATGAGCATTTACCGCAAACCCATATCCTGTTACCAGCGCGATCACGTCGGGCTTGTTCATCTAGTTTTAACTTCTTCGCATGAGCCCAAGTCTCTGTTGCGGTTTGGGTACGCTTCTTGGACCCGCGACCACGCCTCGTACTGTCAACAGCCACCGGAGAATCGGGATTGCCGGTCCATGAAAAGCCGGGAAACTGACTAGATTCAGGTGCAGAAACTTGGGACGTAGAATCGCCCATTTCAGCATCACTGGTGGCCATTTGTCGATACGGTGGCTGACCGAGGTTGACACACAAGAGTCTAATGTGATTTACTGTTGCACGTTATGAGCTTTCTACTACCTGAGGCCAATGACACACAAGCAGATTTCTCTTGTCCTCTTCATGATTCCTGATTCTTCATGTCCCTTTATTCCCGGCCCTGTGACTCTTGTATACTAACCGTTACCACCCGGCTCCTCACTGCGCACGACTTTCAACGATTAGTCATCCACTCACAGCGTCTCTCGCAACGCTTGCTTGCTCCCTCTGGAGATTGGGCGTATCCAGAAAAGATACCGCGAGccttcaacattgaacacatcGATAGTCAGACCTTCGAAGCACTCGGCCTCCGCTTTAGACCTAAAGGCCGCCAGCCCGTCTGCATTTCCACCACCTTGGGCCATCCGATGCCAATCGCCGCCACACTCGAGCCGGGCTAAACACTTCACTTCTGTCCAGCAAATTACCACGCCGGGCGCATGGTTGTCATTGATCAACAGAATGGAAAGTCCCCGAATCCTATGGGCTGCGTCGATCTAAAAGACACCCCGATCCGCAGTTTCACCTGCGTACCACCAACGCTGTGGGACCCTCTCAGGCTGTGACCTATCCGATGCGGTGGCCAGTGCATCAACTTCGACCGACAGATACCTCCATTCCCTCCTTCCCAGGGGCAAATGACTTCCGTTCGTTGACGGACTACCTCCGACAATGTGGACTTTCTCCACGAGAAACTGGGTGCGTTCAATCAACAGAAGCTGCTGTATTCGACAACTGCGCTTGTAAAAGCTAAAGGCGAAGTGAGACCTCTAAACCCCACATGGGGCGGTTGCGGGCGGCGATAGGGCAACGGAAGACGGGTAACAGTGCAGCGCTTCAAGCCTTGGCTTAGTGGGGTGGAGAATTAGTCATCTTTCTCAATATTttcaatatcctcaatacTCCTCAATATTGAAAAGACCCATATTGAAGAGTCAATATTGAGAAaatcaatatcctcaatatgtattgagaatattgacagGGGTTATTCAATACCGAATACACCTCTGGCCACGAGGTCTCATCTTTGGCGCGAACGCCTGATATTCCTGTTCGAAGAGACACAACGTTACCAACAACCGCCAGGGTGGTCATCGATACGAtcgatacgatacgatacgatatCGAAATCGACGGGAGATATCGTCGATATCGGTTCACTACACAGTATGAACTGTGCAACACAATAAAAAGGAAGTGCAAGCCTGTTGCCTCCGCAACAAGCCTTGTCCTATTTTTAGAGTCCGAAATTGCGATTTACAAATAAAATTACCCTATTAAGGTTGCTCCAATTTCGGATATATTGTAATCGATATCGAtttcgatatcgatatcggTCGATACGATATTGATCGACGATACAATTCGATATACTTATCGATGACCACCAGGCTGGCGATCAATTCCACCGTCAACTCAACTTTTTCAATTTtgtggaagtggaagtcACGtgcatcaattcaatcaattCAATCTTCCCTTCGTATTGATGGACTCAATTCCACCTAGATGGCTTCAACGTTGACAATCTGTTGAAACTGGCGGTAGAGTGGCCGTAGTTCAGGGTAGCACCTGCTGAAAGAGCCGCCCGCCAGGTGATGTCCCCAGTACATACTAACCCCAGTGCATTTGCGTATACAGCTTGTATCCAGTACTTATCATACATTTTGTCTCCAACGCGTCTCGGCTTGTCATCGCGCGTAGTGACGGCCTTCAAAACAATTCTGTTGCTGCGATCTAAATGGACGCAAACGTAACTGTTAAGCGCCGACGGACTTCGGACTGCGGCACATCCAGCGCGCCGCTAATTAACCCGGATGCTTTACCAGAAGATTGGAAACTTTTGCCGTGGAGCAAGTTCCCAGGCTTTACGGTTTCTGAACGTGCTGGCAGACAGACCTCGTGGATCTGGCAGCATGGGTTCGACATTCAAGCTCGCGATTCGCACACAAAGAGGAAATGGGTTTGCAGGCCTTGCCTCCAAATGCCGAAGCCCAAGACATCAGACTTCTCTGCCGTTGGTACACAGAACATCGAGAAGCATCTATTTAGGGAGCACAGACTTGTAGACGAGTCGGGGAAGAGGCAGCCTGCGACTGGGAATtggctgaaggagaagacCCCTTCAAGAAATATCGTCGAGATGCTGAATCTCGACGCTTCTGACCCTAAGGAGCAATCCATCGCCAACGCTCTGATTCAACGCTTCGACAAAAGCCATTTTCAGAGGCTGCTTCTGGAGTGGGTAGTCgatgccaacatctccttccGCCAACCCGAGCACTCTAGGCTTCGGCGCATATTTGAATACCTTAACCCATCGGTTGCAGCGACAAATGCACATATCTCCCACGATACTGTTCGAAGGCGAATTGTCgaccttcatctccaacaaaagTCACGCATAGTGGACCACCTGAAGAGCTTCCCAGGTCAGATCCAtattgcatttgatggctggcgTTCAAGGAACCGGCATGCTCTCTATGGGATTGTCTGTTTTTATGTTGATAAAAATGGTGCCCCTTCCAAGCTCGTCCTAGGCCTGCCAGAGCTGAAGGTTTCGCACTCCGGAGAGAACATTGCGGCTCAGATCCTCGAGATCCTAGAGAGCTATGAGATACTCGACCGGGTGGGGTATATTACGCTTGACAATGCCGGCAATATGGACACTGCAACGGAACAGATTGCAGAGGCGCTGGGTATTGATCCGAAGAAGCGCAGGGTGAGATGCTTCGGCCACGTCCTCAATTTGGTGGTTAAGGCTCTATTGTTTGGGCACAAGGCCGAGGCATTGGAAGCAGAGGTGGATGGGGGACCTGGTGTAGATGCGGCCCAACACGAAATCTGGCGAAAGAAGGGGCCGGTCGGAAAACTCCACAATCTGGTCCACTGGATCCATCGATCCGACAAGCTGACATACCATCTCCGTGCGCTGCAGGAGGAGTTCTTTCAGCATTCAGACAACCTGAAAATTCAAGCAAAGAAgcctgttgatgttgtcctCGATAACCAAACTCGTTGGCTGTCGACTCTCTACATGATCCGGCGCGGTCTCATGTTGCGACCGTTTCTCGAAGACCTAGTTGAGAAGGTCACGCTGGAATTCAGAAAGGGTTGTCGCAATGGGGTGAGAAGGAGGGAAGAGATACCCCTCTGTCTCCGAGAGGAGAGTCTCCTGAGCGAGAAAGATTGGAAAGTCATTGAGTTAATGGACAAGGTGCTCCTTGATTTCGAGGAGGCACTCCGG harbors:
- a CDS encoding restless-like transposase (similar to Metarhizium robertsii ARSEF 23 XP_007826348.1), which gives rise to MPKPKTSDFSAVGTQNIEKHLFREHRLVDESGKRQPATGNWLKEKTPSRNIVEMLNLDASDPKEQSIANALIQRFDKSHFQRLLLEWVVDANISFRQPEHSRLRRIFEYLNPSVAATNAHISHDTVRRRIVDLHLQQKSRIVDHLKSFPGQIHIAFDGWRSRNRHALYGIVCFYVDKNGAPSKLVLGLPELKVSHSGENIAAQILEILESYEILDRVGYITLDNAGNMDTATEQIAEALGIDPKKRRVRCFGHVLNLVVKALLFGHKAEALEAEVDGGPGVDAAQHEIWRKKGPVGKLHNLVHWIHRSDKLTYHLRALQEEFFQHSDNLKIQAKKPVDVVLDNQTRWLSTLYMIRRGLMLRPFLEDLVEKVTLEFRKGCRNGVRRREEIPLCLREESLLSEKDWKVIELMDKVLLDFEEALRMLEGDAQSRGAQRRPYRGIRLEEWKATAANYPDPEHVKININLGWDKLNEYYTKLDETPAYYAAAILNPVSRWAYFENSWTNKAQLLWLQEAKRTVRKLWDEEYKTLPILTMPDEEPPLKRLKVMSALERHRAYRTSSLSGRSSSLENSQNVDHDEYDHWLSSPDVKNDPLVTDVVQYWWGRRKDYPRLSRMALDLLSVPPMSAECERLFSVAGQMVSPLRTRLEASTIGITQTLRSWVRNGLIDAADTLIDVSGEIGESIIWQAEEDGRGAWE